From the Musa acuminata AAA Group cultivar baxijiao chromosome BXJ1-2, Cavendish_Baxijiao_AAA, whole genome shotgun sequence genome, one window contains:
- the LOC135612822 gene encoding E3 ubiquitin-protein ligase ATL4-like produces MDSLPPQPPTNSSSVSLSVSLIIIAAIIVFVVLASFFIHLFLRFLSCRRGSSVAALPLPLDRSRSASSSAAAAAAANFVPFDQEKANSLPVYSLAASPKSSPDCAVCLSPLRRHDELRLLPACRHAFHSSCVDPWLQTTPSCPLCRASVSLPASLLPALPSAVPPLSDEPDSSRLGSFRIEIGSVSRRMTPSGELSGNPPPLPAPLPSSLRTYSIGSSFEYLVVEEVEAVVARITRRTEKVEKRGDANTSTEADAATAPPGDGVAEAAGGGPRLLKEYVDQLSSSASSSFSSLRLSNRWSHHYDGDGVRNSWDLEGSAWQDAEESGLHDFFHWLMGA; encoded by the coding sequence ATGGACTCGCTTCCTCCTCAGCCGCCTACCAATTCATCTTCTGTATCCCTCAGCGTGAGTCTGATCATAATCGCCGCCATCATTGTCTTCGTCGTGCTCGCCTCCTTCTTCATCCACCTTTTCCTTCGCTTCCTCTCCTGCCGCCGCGGCTCCTCTGTCGCCGCCTTGCCGTTGCCGCTCGACCGTTCCCGATCCGCCTCCTCctcagccgccgccgccgccgccgccaactTTGTACCCTTCGACCAGGAGAAGGCCAACTCGCTCCCTGTCTACTCACTAGCCGCCAGCCCCAAGTCCTCGCCGGACTGCGCCGTCTGCCTCTCCCCTCTCCGCCGCCACGACGAGCTCCGTCTCCTGCCTGCCTGTCGCCACGCCTTCCACTCCTCCTGCGTCGACCCCTGGCTCCAGACCACTCCTTCTTGCCCCCTCTGCCGAGCTTCCGTTTCCCTTCCCGCCTCCCTACTTCCAGCGCTGCCGTCGGCGGTGCCGCCACTCTCCGACGAACCTGACTCCTCGAGATTAGGCAGCTTCCGGATCGAGATAGGAAGCGTCAGCCGCCGGATGACACCGTCGGGGGAGTTATCGGGAAATCCTCCGCCACTGCCAGCTCCGCTTCCGTCGTCCCTGAGGACGTACTCGATAGGGTCGTCGTTCGAGTACCTggtggtcgaggaggtggaggcgGTGGTGGCGAGGATCACGCGACGGACGGAGAAGGTGGAGAAGCGGGGGGATGCCAACACCAGCACCGAAGCCGATGCGGCTACGGCGCCACCGGGGGATGGGGTGGCCGAGGCGGCGGGGGGAGGGCCAAGGCTGCTGAAGGAGTACGTCGATCAGCTGTCCTCCTCGGCGTCCTCATCCTTCTCGTCTCTACGCTTGTCCAACCGCTGGAGCCACCATTACGACGGCGATGGGGTACGGAACTCATGGGATTTGGAGGGTTCCGCGTGGCAAGACGCGGAGGAGAGCGGCCTTCATGACTTCTTCCATTGGTTGATGGGCGCATAG
- the LOC135611754 gene encoding uncharacterized protein LOC135611754 — translation MKCTRHPLENGVGVCAPCLRERLLALDAATAPSPDDRKASTQTPSPPPLLFPRSVSPYVPRSAAGGSRRASFLSALFGRRGHGNLERKPQRSSSWLSALLHGRRRKMTSCMSVADEAAEPGRDWGISPERSRGGYDAEPPWPPHRSSMTWATAEHHHHHGSGLAGFAMCLSPLAAASSSRRRSRVAEFGFSGELPRTALGPHRHRRHASAGGPVMWPDTSRKPTELGRLR, via the coding sequence ATGAAGTGCACGCGGCACCCGTTAGAGAACGGCGTCGGCGTCTGCGCCCCTTGCCTCCGCGAGCGCCTCCTCGCCCTCGACGCCGCGACCGCCCCATCACCGGATGACCGGAAGGCCTCCACACAAACCCCGtcgcctcctcctctcctcttcccaCGCTCCGTCTCCCCTTACGTCCCCCGCTCTGCCGCTGGCGGCTCCCGGCGGGCCTCCTTCCTCTCCGCCCTCTTCGGCCGCCGCGGACATGGGAACCTGGAAAGGAAGCCTCAGCGATCCAGCTCTTGGCTCTCGGCACTCCTGCATGGCCGTCGGAGGAAGATGACCTCGTGCATGTCCGTCGCGGACGAAGCCGCCGAGCCGGGACGGGACTGGGGCATCTCGCCGGAGAGATCCCGCGGCGGGTACGACGCCGAGCCGCCGTGGCCTCCACATCGGTCCTCGATGACGTGGGCCACCGCGGAGCACCACCATCACCACGGAAGCGGCCTCGCCGGTTTCGCCATGTGTCTCAGCCCGCTGGCGGCGGCCAGCTCCAGCAGGAGGCGGTCTCGGGTGGCGGAGTTCGGCTTTTCCGGCGAGCTCCCAAGGACCGCGTTAGGCCCGCATCGCCACCGCCGGCACGCGTCTGCCGGAGGGCCGGTGATGTGGCCAGACACGTCGCGGAAACCGACGGAACTCGGCAGGTTAAGATGA
- the LOC103975879 gene encoding uncharacterized protein LOC103975879: MLHDIGLEIPGARDPNLNWMTAAKGRQWAVRRARTSFAEGRRKKSVVKSSKGSEVTMDKDTRRTKDIPVSDSEKVGVSILGQHFSESLEIVPIKKRRFLFVSSPSSPLQSSYSDDSDHLLESQPASYQEPLAYNKHHERRFIASKRTSLNDVIEEATDAADFSGISILATAACNSEVVADDMHSGRLVSKGNSSREDHLEDTDSDESHSSCKDLQENHNVSMENCLTFVPAEDDTKCDGLQNQKNFMGSLQNVSDKIKSSTGSRLHWDLNTEMDAWNNNFDDVISEPLATDLVAENGNSNEKLEGSKSCECQVENEEKSCPTELGESLMETAGIARDHCAFVADEILEKPDLCNGLSVSNYEKAKHCHSLIEAEHDLDATAVSLVNFTEEAKLIHNQGNNIFINDKAKGDASSRLEGETEPMLSHLPFCENVVGDCNTHACKFDPNMAQSISKPVRDENGSIDASNADNSFDDHCPANAGQSIHITSTQIEKHGLLNIVENDNQSPILAEKATSLLFDGDIGRNLMVACGTSGETVHSDGLDITNGNCADKSSGTLCMSPSLSNAHQHKSPGSCDPNELTSEATCAAKYEETATKMKVDDNNGFGAKASVPVSAVVSMAETDASLVDGAVDTQEAEKNMDSSVNSHCDHKSDASQVDSVQVTGLEKDNLLGDDDSQFEDGELRETVLHDWGDGIDEGESEHVDYGSESDNRENDTFEADSALPASTSFSSEDVACKESNMSDADGPPTGKDSQVALSQPPSKCSSKSDGSDAVQGKKTIGVIGAIDHVNHLTLIRKRKQRNVTDALASVPGSDKPVRYNGCHNEGDSTREPSTCERTKLSGWDRLPGGRRRTGDSFLDPRIGSVKQDETASSLDVFGDDESSVRSGSSFREGLSSQVERPNYSDESYRKDKFYPRLSRSKNHDSLDAKAEKNAGASKSSGWGGSFRDTQGRGRDKHWFDPSNCHGNRHHDSPGYYDTPSFAQPASRNAAAAAIAKVESNGFVVAPDGTLVKAGGAGTSGCVIRQSANASLQSAHPSLSRWGSQSERDLACGMQRRHKNSREMSPDRHFIVSRGQVDKHAIEMVRDRHCRRRPDDMIESSTAADHLSTRDRSFSLCRGHIHLSHSRTRSSRSRTRSPLRWASPRRRNDIGMNDVSVSRRRSRSPIARMERMRSPHPQPTFEERMITYGSASRTFASSLHASRWIDERKDSSNHPKEHEYKRYSGRSSPVKVFRNHRLDSMDSQGRPKPDDYYHHLHSSSNPEFDGFGRGYKSEDSNNRRGRGGGSKYEVLHSMRQYNIDKNEKRFR; the protein is encoded by the exons ATGCTGCATGACATAGGGCTTGAAATTCCTGGAGCTAGAGATCCTAACTTGAACTGGATGACAGCTGCTAAGGGCAGGCAGTGGGCTGTAAGACGAGCTAGAACTTCATTTGCtgagggaagaaggaagaagtcTGTGGTCAAAAGTTCCAAAGGGAGTGAGGTTACTATGGATAAGGACACCAGGAGAACAAAAGACATCCCTGTTTCTGATTCTGAGAAG GTCGGTGTAAGTATTCTTGGCCAACACTTTAGTGAATCCCTCGAAATTGTTCCCATAAAGAAAAGGAGATTTCTGTTTGTTAGTTCTCCATCATCGCCACTGCAATCTTCTTATTCAGATGATTCCGATCACCTGTTAGAGAGCCAGCCTGCTTCATACCAGGAGCCTTTAGCATATAACAAACATCATGAAAGGAGATTTATTGCTAGCAAAAGAACTAGTTTGAATGATGTAATTGAAGAGGCCACTGATGCTGCAGATTTCTCTGGTATTTCGATATTGGCCACTGCTGCCTGCAACAGTGAAGTGGTGGCTGACGATATGCATTCTGGAAGATTAGTTTCAAAAGGAAATTCTTCTAGAGAAGACCATTTGGAAGACACTGATAGTGATGAATCACATTCCTCATGTAAAGATTTGCAAGAAAACCATAATGTCTCTATGGAAAATTGTCTTACCTTCGTTCCTGCTGAAGATGATACGAAGTGTGATGGTTTGCAGAATCAAAAGAACTTCATGGGGTCCCTGCAAAATGTTTCAGATAAAATAAAGTCTTCCACTGGTTCAAGGCTTCACTGGGACCTTAACACTGAAATGGATGCATGGAATaacaattttgatgatgtaatttcCGAGCCACTGGCCACTGACCTTGTAGCTGAAAATGGTAACTCAAATGAGAAGCTGGAAGGCTCAAAATCTTGTGAATGCCAGGTAGAGAATGAAGAAAAATCATGCCCTACAGAACTTGGTGAAAGCTTAATGGAGACAGCTGGCATTGCAAGGGATCACTGTGCTTTTGTAGCTGATGAGATATTGGAAAAGCCTGATTTATGTAATGGGCTTTCAGTTTCCAATTATGAGAAAGCAAAGCATTGTCATAGTTTGATTGAAGCGGAGCATGACTTGGATGCTACTGCTGTTTCTTTGGTGAACTTTACTGAAGAAGCAAAGCTCATACACAACCAAGGGAACAACATCTTCATTAATGATAAAGCAAAGGGTGATGCGAGTTCTCGGCTTGAGGGAGAAACTGAACCAATGCTTTCTCATTTGCCTTTTTGTGAGAATGTTGTTGGTGACTGTAATACCCATGCATGTAAATTCGATCCAAACATGGCCCAATCAATCAGTAAACCTGTCAGAGATGAAAATGGAAGTATTGATGCATCTAATGCTGATAACAGCTTTGATGATCATTGCCCGGCTAATGCAGGACAGTCTATTCACATAACCAGCACTCAGATTGAGAAGCATGGACTtctgaatattgtagaaaatgataATCAGTCTCCTATCCTTGCTGAGAAAGCTACTAGCTTATTGTTTGATGGAGATATAGGCAGGAATTTGATGGTAGCATGTGGCACATCTGGTGAAACTGTACATTCTGATGGCTTAGATATTACCAATGGCAACTGTGCTGATAAATCTTCTGGAACACTGTGCATGAGCCCTTCCCTGTCAAATGCTCATCAACACAAGAGCCCAGGGTCATGTGATCCTAACGAGCTGACTTCTGAGGCCACATGTGCTGCTAAATATGAAGAGACGGCAACAAAAATGAAGGTTGATGATAACAATGGTTTTGGTGCCAAGGCCTCTGTTCCTGTTTCAGCTGTTGTATCTATGGCCGAAACTGATGCCAGCTTGGTAGATGGTGCTGTGGACACTCAAGAGGCAGAAAAAAACATGGATAGCTCTGTAAATTCGCATTGTGACCATAAATCAGATGCATCTCAAGTTGATAGTGTCCAAGTCACTGGACTGGAAAAAGACAACCTTCTGGGAGATGATGATTCTCAATTTGAGGATGGTGAATTGAGAGAAACTGTTCTGCATGACTGGGGAGATGGAATTGATGAAGGGGAATCTGAACATGTGGATTATGGATCCGAGTCCGACAACAGAGAGAATGATACCTTTGAAGCAGATTCTGCATTACCTGCTTCTACTTCTTTCTCTTCTGAAGATGTGGCATGCAAAGAGAGCAATATGTCAGATGCTGATGGACCACCTACTGGCAAGGATAGTCAGGTTGCTCTTTCTCAACCCCCATCGAAGTGCTCATCCAAATCAGATGGTTCAGATGCAGTACAAGGGAAGAAAACCATTGGGGTTATTGGTGCAATAGATCACGTAAATCATTTGACATTAATaaggaaaagaaagcaaagaaATGTTACTGATGCATTGGCATCAGTTCCTGGTAGTGATAAGCCAGTGAGATACAATGGATGTCACAATGAAGGTGATAGCACAAGGGAACCTTCAACATGTGAGAGAACAAAGTTGTCAGGATGGGATCGGTTGCCTGGAGGCCGTCGGCGTACCGGAGATAGCTTTTTGGACCCTCGTATTGGTTCTGTTAAACAAGATGAGACTGCCAGTTCCTTAGATGTGTTTGGTGATGATGAATCATCAGTAAGATCTGGCTCCTCATTCAGGGAAGGGTTATCATCTCAGGTTGAGAGGCCAAACTACTCAGATGAGTCATATAGGAAGGACAAATTTTATCCCAGATTAAGCAG GTCGAAGAATCATGATAGTCTAGATGCAAAAGCTGAAAAGAATGCTGGTGCTTCTAAATCATCAGGGTGGGGTGGATCATTCCGGGATACCCAAGGGAGGGGCAGGGATAAACATTGGTTTGATCCTTCCAATTGCCATGGTAACAGGCATCATGATTCACCAGGCTACTATGACACACCCAGTTTTGCTCAACCTGCTTCAAGGaatgcagctgcagctgccattgccAAGGTAGAGAGTAATGGCTTTGTTGTTGCACCTGATGGTACCTTAGTTAAGGCAGGTGGTGCTGGAACTTCTGGCTGTGTGATCAGACAATCTGCGAAtgcttctttgcaaagtgcacatCCTTCTCTTTCCAGATGGGGGTCACAGTCTGAGAGAGATCTGGCATGTGGTATGCAGAGAAGACATAAAAATTCAAGGGAGATGAGTCCTGACAGGCACTTCATTGTTAGTAGGGGCCAGGTTGATAAACATGCTATTGAAATGGTCAGGGATCGGCATTGCAGACGTCGGCCAGATGACATGATAGAATCGTCCACAGCAGCGGACCATTTATCAACAAGAGATCGAAGTTTCTCACTATGCAGAGGGCATATTCATCTATCTCATTCACGTACCAGATCTTCAAGATCTAGAACCCGCTCCCCTCTTCGTTGGGCATCGCCAAGGAGAAGAAATGACATTGGCATGAATGATGTCTCTGTTTCTCGCAGACGCAGCAGGTCTCCGATAGCTAGAATGGAGAGGATGAGGTCACCCCACCCACAACCTACTTTTGAGGAACGCATGATAACTTACGGTTCAGCATCCAGGACCTTTGCTTCATCGTTACATGCTTCAAGATGGATTGATGAAAGGAAGGATTCATCCAATCATCCAAAGGAACATGAGTACAAGCGATATTCTGGAAGAAGCTCACCTGTGAAGGTGTTTAGAAATCATAGGTTGGATTCCATGGATTCACAAGGAAGACCAAAGCCTGATGATTACTATCATCATCTTCACTCTAGCAGCAACCCAGAATTTGATGGTTTTGGCAGGGGATACAAGTCTGAGGATAGTAATAATAGAAGAGGACGGGGCGGCGGTAGTAAATACGAAGTGCTTCATTCTATGAGGCAGTACAACATTGATAAGAATGAGAAGCGCTTCAGGTAA